A single region of the Buteo buteo chromosome 16, bButBut1.hap1.1, whole genome shotgun sequence genome encodes:
- the AUNIP gene encoding aurora kinase A- and ninein-interacting protein isoform X1, protein MKRRRKGEAAQQAEACDVWLDTAELKQNAAQPPVAKPKAPSRILERKHTSVAFTQTRASQPRTKQTIISAFFSAQTDEKDKENSRSSPFILNEDCKEKGVSLPAYPVKILALPQMEEAQKQSFRAEEVMVQVTPQRCAQKAPASSTPLPDSSVLQVESRSNSEASCGAGEDCCCFSFTQDSEGNRIIAHRNESDVFAGETVSASSSKTSDCGINKQAGQLFLKAAKTRLDFQPRLGANQSKKPHRLSSANSLIDFSETENINPTITRDSTWAAGAYLSPQRPARAQPLRERSQNAGAGSAEEGWGSKMGLSSPCRQLFTQDSQGNRVIAHRCQNVPSPHKDNSSSRRQLPDSPYEGCSSDAANRSVSKLGEQSLDVCYDLLFTQDSEGNRVIKH, encoded by the exons CGCCGAGCTGAAGCAGAACGCGGCGCAG CCTCCCGTAGCCAAACCAAAAGCACCTAGTCGAATTCTGGAAAGGAAGCACACCTCAGTTGCTTTCACACAGACAAGAGCCTCTCAGCCACGCACCAAGCAAACCATCATCTCCGCCTTCTTCAGCGCTCAGACAG atgaaaaagacaaagaaaactcCAGGTCATCTCCTTTCATCCTGAATGAAgactgtaaagaaaaaggtgTTTCTTTGCCTGCCTACCCTGTGAAGATCTTGGCTTTGCCGCAGATGGAGGAAGCCCAGAAACAATCCTTCAGAGCCGAGGAGGTGATGGTGCAGGTTACGCCCCAACGTTGTGCACAGAAAGCACCAGCCTCGTCGACTCCTTTGCCAGACTCTTCGGTGTTACAAGTAGAGTCCCGCAGCAACAGTGAAGCCTCCTGTGGGGCGGGAGAggattgctgctgcttcagtttCACCCAGGATTCAGAGGGCAACCGGATCATTGCTCACAGAAATGAGTCTGATGTATTTGCTGGAGAAACAGTttcagcaagcagcagcaaaacttcAGACTGCGGGATAAACAAACAAGCGGGCCAGCTGTTCCTGAAGGCAGCAAAGACCAGGCTTGATTTCCAACCAAGACTTGGTGCAAACCAGAGTAAGAAACCACACCGATTGAGTAGTGCGAATTCTTTAATTGATTTCTCTGAGACGGAGAATATAAATCCTACGATAACGAGAGACAGTACCTGGGCTGCTGGCGCTTATTTATCTCCACAAAGACCAGCTAGAGCACAGCCTCTGAGAGAGCGCAGCCAGAACGCTGGTGCTGGTTCAGCCGAGGAGGGATGGGGCAGTAAGATGGGACTGAGCAGTCCCTGCAGGCAGTTGTTCACCCAGGATTCCCAGGGGAACAGAGTAATCGCTCACCGCTGCCAGAATGTCCCATCTCCTCACAAGGACAACAGCAGCTCTCGCAGGCAGCTGCCCGACTCTCCCTATGAGGGCTGTTCCAGCGATGCTGCAAACAGGAGCGTGAGCAAACTGGGGGAGCAGTCGTTAGATGTGTGCTATGATTTACTGTTCACGCAGGATTCAGAGGGGAACAGAGTGATTAAACACTGA
- the MTFR1L gene encoding mitochondrial fission regulator 1-like isoform X2, whose amino-acid sequence MAADSTIPIWQNKPHGSARSVVRRIGSNLPLKPCPRATFEVLPNVSELYLNDVPPVPTLADIVWIAADDEETYARVRSDTRPLKHKWKPSPFTVIQRNASVPNLRKQEEKLLALKKPGLPALSRTTELQDELSHLRSQIAKIVAAESASASLTPDLLSPGSSNASSPLPCFGPSFQSTTSFVISDITEEEAELESPELPSVSMLCSTASECCKPEPKDPDEEDSVSLSKASSFADMMGILKDIHRMKQSKDLNRTSMKEEDPAVLIAEVLRRKFALKDEDLALKEK is encoded by the exons ATGGCAGCGGATTCC ACGATCCCCATCTGGCAGAACAAACCCCATGGCTCAGCACGCAGCGTTGTCAGGAGGATCGGGTCAAACCTCCCTTTAAAACCCTGTCCCAGAGCAACCTTTGAG GTTCTACCAAATGTTTCGGAGCTCTATTTAAATGATGTCCCTCCAGTCCCCACCTTGGCAGACATTGTGTGGATAGCAGCAGATGATGAAGAAACATATGCCAGAGTCAG AAGTGACACTCGCCCGCTGAAGCACAAGTGGAAGCCGAGTCCCTTCACTGTTATACAGCGAAATGCTTCAGTCCCCAACCtgaggaagcaggaggagaagctgcTCGCCTTGAAGAAACCTGGTTTACCAGCACTGAGCCGAACAACAGAGCTCCAGGATGAGCTGAGTCACCTTCGGAGTCAGATAGCTAAAATAGTGGCTGCAGAGTCAG cttctgcttcaTTAACACCAGACTTATTATCTCCAGGAAGTTCAAATGCATCTTCTCCTTTACCTTGTTTTGGACCCTCTTTCCAATCTACAACTTCCTTTGTCATTAGCGATATcacagaggaggaggcagaactCGAAAGCCCCGAGCTCCCGTCAGTCTCCATGCTTTGTTCTACAGCCTCCGAGTGTTGTAAACCAGAACCAAAGGATCCTGACGAGGAAGATTCTGTGTCTCTTTCGAAGGCCAGCAGTTTTGCAGACATGATGGGCATTCTTAAAGACATTCATAGGATGAAGCAGAGCAAAGACTT AAACCGAACTTCAATGAAGGAGGAAGACCCGGCCGTTCTTATAGCAGAAgttctgagaagaaaatttgcCCTCAAGGATGAAGATCTGGCCCTTAAGGAGAAATGA
- the AUNIP gene encoding aurora kinase A- and ninein-interacting protein isoform X2 yields MVSQEELERLTKPPVAKPKAPSRILERKHTSVAFTQTRASQPRTKQTIISAFFSAQTDEKDKENSRSSPFILNEDCKEKGVSLPAYPVKILALPQMEEAQKQSFRAEEVMVQVTPQRCAQKAPASSTPLPDSSVLQVESRSNSEASCGAGEDCCCFSFTQDSEGNRIIAHRNESDVFAGETVSASSSKTSDCGINKQAGQLFLKAAKTRLDFQPRLGANQSKKPHRLSSANSLIDFSETENINPTITRDSTWAAGAYLSPQRPARAQPLRERSQNAGAGSAEEGWGSKMGLSSPCRQLFTQDSQGNRVIAHRCQNVPSPHKDNSSSRRQLPDSPYEGCSSDAANRSVSKLGEQSLDVCYDLLFTQDSEGNRVIKH; encoded by the exons ATGGTGTCACAGGAAGAGTTGGAGCGTTTAACAAAG CCTCCCGTAGCCAAACCAAAAGCACCTAGTCGAATTCTGGAAAGGAAGCACACCTCAGTTGCTTTCACACAGACAAGAGCCTCTCAGCCACGCACCAAGCAAACCATCATCTCCGCCTTCTTCAGCGCTCAGACAG atgaaaaagacaaagaaaactcCAGGTCATCTCCTTTCATCCTGAATGAAgactgtaaagaaaaaggtgTTTCTTTGCCTGCCTACCCTGTGAAGATCTTGGCTTTGCCGCAGATGGAGGAAGCCCAGAAACAATCCTTCAGAGCCGAGGAGGTGATGGTGCAGGTTACGCCCCAACGTTGTGCACAGAAAGCACCAGCCTCGTCGACTCCTTTGCCAGACTCTTCGGTGTTACAAGTAGAGTCCCGCAGCAACAGTGAAGCCTCCTGTGGGGCGGGAGAggattgctgctgcttcagtttCACCCAGGATTCAGAGGGCAACCGGATCATTGCTCACAGAAATGAGTCTGATGTATTTGCTGGAGAAACAGTttcagcaagcagcagcaaaacttcAGACTGCGGGATAAACAAACAAGCGGGCCAGCTGTTCCTGAAGGCAGCAAAGACCAGGCTTGATTTCCAACCAAGACTTGGTGCAAACCAGAGTAAGAAACCACACCGATTGAGTAGTGCGAATTCTTTAATTGATTTCTCTGAGACGGAGAATATAAATCCTACGATAACGAGAGACAGTACCTGGGCTGCTGGCGCTTATTTATCTCCACAAAGACCAGCTAGAGCACAGCCTCTGAGAGAGCGCAGCCAGAACGCTGGTGCTGGTTCAGCCGAGGAGGGATGGGGCAGTAAGATGGGACTGAGCAGTCCCTGCAGGCAGTTGTTCACCCAGGATTCCCAGGGGAACAGAGTAATCGCTCACCGCTGCCAGAATGTCCCATCTCCTCACAAGGACAACAGCAGCTCTCGCAGGCAGCTGCCCGACTCTCCCTATGAGGGCTGTTCCAGCGATGCTGCAAACAGGAGCGTGAGCAAACTGGGGGAGCAGTCGTTAGATGTGTGCTATGATTTACTGTTCACGCAGGATTCAGAGGGGAACAGAGTGATTAAACACTGA
- the MTFR1L gene encoding mitochondrial fission regulator 1-like isoform X1 — MAADSTIPIWQNKPHGSARSVVRRIGSNLPLKPCPRATFEVLPNVSELYLNDVPPVPTLADIVWIAADDEETYARVRSDTRPLKHKWKPSPFTVIQRNASVPNLRKQEEKLLALKKPGLPALSRTTELQDELSHLRSQIAKIVAAESASASLTPDLLSPGSSNASSPLPCFGPSFQSTTSFVISDITEEEAELESPELPSVSMLCSTASECCKPEPKDPDEEDSVSLSKASSFADMMGILKDIHRMKQSKDLTWCLNTSLEASGMSEKRLQKCACFNKCEREPVKSVCDALCEGSG; from the exons ATGGCAGCGGATTCC ACGATCCCCATCTGGCAGAACAAACCCCATGGCTCAGCACGCAGCGTTGTCAGGAGGATCGGGTCAAACCTCCCTTTAAAACCCTGTCCCAGAGCAACCTTTGAG GTTCTACCAAATGTTTCGGAGCTCTATTTAAATGATGTCCCTCCAGTCCCCACCTTGGCAGACATTGTGTGGATAGCAGCAGATGATGAAGAAACATATGCCAGAGTCAG AAGTGACACTCGCCCGCTGAAGCACAAGTGGAAGCCGAGTCCCTTCACTGTTATACAGCGAAATGCTTCAGTCCCCAACCtgaggaagcaggaggagaagctgcTCGCCTTGAAGAAACCTGGTTTACCAGCACTGAGCCGAACAACAGAGCTCCAGGATGAGCTGAGTCACCTTCGGAGTCAGATAGCTAAAATAGTGGCTGCAGAGTCAG cttctgcttcaTTAACACCAGACTTATTATCTCCAGGAAGTTCAAATGCATCTTCTCCTTTACCTTGTTTTGGACCCTCTTTCCAATCTACAACTTCCTTTGTCATTAGCGATATcacagaggaggaggcagaactCGAAAGCCCCGAGCTCCCGTCAGTCTCCATGCTTTGTTCTACAGCCTCCGAGTGTTGTAAACCAGAACCAAAGGATCCTGACGAGGAAGATTCTGTGTCTCTTTCGAAGGCCAGCAGTTTTGCAGACATGATGGGCATTCTTAAAGACATTCATAGGATGAAGCAGAGCAAAGACTT GACTTGGTGCTTAAACACATCCTTGGAAGCTTCAGGAATGAGTGAGAAACGCTTGCAGAAATGTGCATGTTTCAACAAATGTGAAAGAGAGCCTGTTAAAAGTGTCTGTGATGCCCTCTGCGAGGGGAGTGGCTGA